The following are encoded in a window of Mycobacterium vicinigordonae genomic DNA:
- a CDS encoding alpha/beta fold hydrolase — protein sequence MARLSKFRSDDARAAYLRLYDAALSASPVQVTESDVETSFGSTHVLHAGDRSKPSIVALHGSSISSTSWVPLLGTLTASHSVTMIDAIDEAGKSIAAKPTKTIADIVTWLDETMRALDIQRSAFVAASRGTWISAHYATAFPEKVERLALLCPVGIAGGMSPSFMVRGLAPLVLPLKEGHVWRVLDTMVMPRNRKLLREQPWMPSMSQFICGAMHFKMSFRNAQPRPWPFRSDCDLDRLRAVPVLAVIGRNESALNGPKAAGMLRESLPNARIEVVDDANHMVMVDQAATVEKLLVEFLGDVN from the coding sequence ATGGCCAGACTCTCGAAGTTCCGTTCTGACGACGCGCGTGCCGCCTATCTGCGGTTGTACGACGCGGCGCTTTCGGCCAGCCCTGTCCAAGTCACGGAATCGGACGTTGAGACATCGTTTGGAAGCACCCATGTACTGCACGCGGGAGATCGGTCGAAGCCGTCGATTGTGGCCCTCCACGGGTCGTCGATCAGCTCTACGTCCTGGGTGCCGCTCCTTGGCACTCTTACTGCCAGCCACAGCGTCACGATGATCGATGCGATCGACGAAGCCGGCAAGAGCATCGCTGCGAAGCCGACCAAGACCATCGCTGACATCGTGACTTGGCTTGATGAAACGATGCGCGCTCTTGATATTCAGCGGTCAGCGTTTGTAGCCGCTTCGCGTGGTACGTGGATATCCGCCCACTACGCGACTGCCTTCCCCGAAAAGGTGGAGCGCTTGGCGCTGTTGTGTCCAGTTGGCATCGCGGGCGGGATGAGCCCGAGCTTCATGGTCCGGGGACTTGCGCCGCTGGTTCTGCCGCTCAAGGAAGGACACGTCTGGCGAGTGCTCGACACAATGGTCATGCCTCGGAACCGCAAACTGTTGCGCGAACAGCCGTGGATGCCGTCTATGAGTCAATTTATTTGTGGTGCAATGCATTTCAAAATGTCGTTCAGGAACGCACAGCCTCGACCTTGGCCATTTCGAAGCGATTGCGATCTAGATCGACTCAGGGCGGTTCCGGTGCTGGCTGTCATCGGCAGAAACGAGTCGGCGCTGAACGGCCCGAAGGCCGCAGGCATGTTGCGCGAGTCGCTACCGAATGCACGGATCGAGGTCGTCGACGATGCGAACCACATGGTGATGGTGGACCAAGCCGCAACCGTAGAGAAACTGCTCGTCGAGTTCCTCGGTGACGTGAACTGA
- a CDS encoding anti-sigma factor antagonist (This anti-anti-sigma factor, or anti-sigma factor antagonist, belongs to a family that includes characterized members SpoIIAA, RsbV, RsfA, and RsfB.) — MSLVLSESLATHLTLSTRLVFELGEPRSTLRATTARSGEAVVIHAGGEIDACNEHTWRRLVTEAAATAAPPGPFVVDVTEVDFMACGAYSVLAEAAEQCRERGVKLLLVSRSPIVARIVQVCRLDSLLPIHPTVDSALSDG; from the coding sequence ATGAGCCTGGTTCTTTCAGAATCCCTCGCCACCCACCTGACTCTGAGCACGCGGCTGGTGTTCGAACTGGGTGAGCCCCGCAGCACCCTGCGGGCCACCACCGCCCGCAGCGGCGAAGCCGTGGTGATCCATGCGGGCGGCGAGATCGACGCCTGCAACGAGCACACCTGGCGCCGATTGGTTACCGAGGCGGCCGCTACGGCCGCTCCACCGGGCCCGTTCGTCGTCGACGTCACCGAGGTCGACTTCATGGCGTGCGGCGCGTACTCGGTGCTGGCTGAGGCTGCCGAGCAGTGCCGTGAACGCGGGGTCAAACTGCTTCTGGTGAGCCGCTCGCCAATCGTCGCCCGGATTGTGCAGGTCTGCAGACTGGATTCGCTGCTACCGATTCACCCGACGGTCGACAGCGCGTTGAGCGACGGCTAG
- a CDS encoding putative quinol monooxygenase — protein MSVTVILELRFKPESVSAGRELMGRALQDTRAFDGNLQTDVWIDEDDETHWLIYEVWESVDHDEAYRRFRAGEGRLTQLPPLLAAPPVKNRYKTSDV, from the coding sequence ATGTCGGTCACGGTGATACTCGAGCTGCGCTTCAAGCCTGAATCGGTCTCGGCGGGGCGCGAGCTGATGGGCCGGGCACTGCAGGACACCCGCGCGTTCGACGGAAATCTGCAGACCGACGTGTGGATCGACGAGGACGACGAGACGCACTGGCTGATCTACGAAGTGTGGGAGTCGGTCGATCACGACGAGGCCTACCGGCGTTTCCGCGCAGGCGAGGGTCGCCTGACGCAACTTCCTCCGCTGCTGGCGGCGCCGCCGGTCAAGAACCGGTACAAGACCAGCGACGTCTAA
- a CDS encoding DUF732 domain-containing protein produces MTFVLLEFAAGHVEAVSNPQTDAVADMCRKEPDHMVLPRRMLGLSILVVAAAYSGIATAAATSVDDAYLAQLRAVGFAWAPEHDNAIVGMGHLICDDLYWGWPPDRIAQEVHADLDGRGITFGQITSMVDIARVSYCNW; encoded by the coding sequence TTGACTTTTGTTCTTCTGGAATTCGCCGCGGGTCACGTCGAAGCCGTTTCGAACCCGCAGACTGACGCGGTCGCCGACATGTGCCGAAAGGAACCAGATCACATGGTCTTGCCCCGCCGCATGCTAGGACTTTCGATTCTGGTTGTGGCTGCGGCCTATAGCGGCATCGCGACGGCGGCCGCCACTTCGGTTGACGACGCATACCTCGCTCAACTGCGCGCCGTGGGCTTCGCGTGGGCACCCGAGCATGACAACGCCATCGTCGGGATGGGGCACTTGATCTGCGACGACCTCTACTGGGGTTGGCCGCCGGACCGGATAGCCCAGGAAGTGCATGCCGACCTGGACGGCAGAGGAATCACGTTCGGCCAGATCACGTCGATGGTCGATATTGCCCGCGTTAGTTACTGCAACTGGTAG
- a CDS encoding carboxylate-amine ligase — MGSGCSWDDLPTVGVEEEFLLVDPHTGEPAPQGGAVAAEAGRRGVELQQELTSCQVETTSPVVDTAAELREQLTRLRRTASAAADSAGVRLLALGLPPVTPHEFPITDSPRYQLIGDRFGMVAHEQGICGCHVHVQVPDRAAAVHASNWLRPWLPTLLALSANSAIYRNTDTGYASWRSVLWRRWPVAGAPPYFAALDDYDRAVQMFVDSGVLLDSDMVYWDVRPSANFPTVEVRVADVPATVAETVLLATLIRAAVMTAVDEHDRDTVQPPPGALRAAYWKAAHDGLSGNTLDLIDGSGAVPTRDQLAALVRRVHRALDALDAYPNVVDELERLNTDGNGAMRQLRAWRRRGEVMDVIEQAAVATLS, encoded by the coding sequence ATGGGCTCAGGATGCTCCTGGGACGACCTCCCCACCGTGGGCGTCGAGGAGGAGTTTCTGCTCGTCGACCCACACACTGGTGAGCCGGCCCCGCAGGGCGGGGCAGTGGCCGCCGAGGCCGGGCGCCGCGGTGTCGAGCTGCAGCAGGAGTTGACCAGCTGCCAAGTGGAAACCACCTCGCCCGTCGTTGACACCGCTGCGGAACTGCGCGAGCAGCTCACCAGACTGCGTCGCACCGCCTCCGCAGCCGCCGACAGTGCCGGGGTCCGATTGCTGGCGCTGGGCCTGCCGCCGGTCACACCGCACGAGTTCCCCATAACCGACTCCCCGCGGTACCAGCTAATCGGCGACCGGTTCGGGATGGTCGCGCATGAGCAAGGTATCTGCGGATGCCACGTGCACGTGCAAGTGCCCGACCGGGCGGCCGCCGTCCACGCCAGCAACTGGCTGCGGCCGTGGCTGCCGACTCTGCTTGCTCTATCGGCGAATTCGGCAATCTACCGCAACACCGACACCGGGTATGCGAGCTGGCGCAGCGTGCTGTGGCGACGCTGGCCGGTTGCGGGTGCACCGCCGTATTTCGCCGCACTTGACGACTACGACCGCGCGGTCCAGATGTTCGTCGACTCCGGGGTGCTGCTGGATTCGGACATGGTTTATTGGGACGTACGTCCATCGGCGAATTTCCCGACGGTCGAGGTCCGGGTCGCCGACGTACCGGCCACGGTCGCCGAGACGGTGCTGTTGGCCACCTTGATCCGGGCCGCGGTGATGACCGCCGTCGACGAGCACGACCGCGACACCGTGCAACCACCGCCGGGCGCGCTGCGGGCGGCGTACTGGAAGGCCGCCCATGACGGATTGAGCGGCAACACACTGGATTTGATCGACGGTAGCGGTGCCGTGCCCACCCGCGACCAGTTAGCCGCGCTGGTACGACGGGTACATCGGGCATTAGATGCGCTGGATGCCTACCCAAATGTTGTCGACGAGCTCGAGCGGCTGAATACGGACGGCAACGGGGCAATGCGCCAGCTGCGGGCATGGCGCCGCCGCGGCGAGGTGATGGACGTCATCGAGCAGGCCGCTGTGGCGACGCTCAGCTGA
- a CDS encoding sulfite exporter TauE/SafE family protein: protein MILIGLAGLGAGAINSLVGSGTLITFPTLVALGYPPVTATMSNAVGLVAGGVSGTWGYRAELRGQWDRLRWQIPASLTGAVLGAYLLLHLPENVFTRIVPILLILALTLVVLGPRIQSWSSRRAQQAGRSADHVSPARMATLVAGTFAVGAYGGYFTAAQGILLVGVMGALLPESVQRMNAAKNLLTLMVNIVAAVGYTLVAWGRISWSVAGLIAVGSLLGGLLGARYGRRLSPNALRATIVAVGLIGLYRLLAL, encoded by the coding sequence ATGATTCTGATCGGCCTGGCGGGCTTAGGGGCGGGTGCCATCAACTCCCTCGTCGGCTCGGGTACGTTGATCACCTTCCCGACGCTGGTCGCGCTCGGCTATCCGCCGGTAACGGCAACCATGTCAAACGCAGTGGGTCTGGTCGCCGGGGGAGTGTCGGGCACCTGGGGATATCGCGCCGAGCTGCGGGGCCAGTGGGACCGGTTGCGCTGGCAGATCCCGGCGTCGCTCACCGGCGCCGTGCTGGGCGCGTACCTGCTGCTGCATCTGCCCGAGAACGTGTTCACCCGAATCGTGCCGATCCTGCTGATCTTGGCGCTTACCTTGGTGGTGCTCGGTCCGCGGATCCAGTCGTGGTCGAGCCGACGAGCCCAGCAGGCCGGGCGATCGGCCGATCACGTCAGTCCCGCGCGGATGGCGACGCTGGTGGCAGGCACCTTTGCCGTTGGCGCATACGGCGGTTATTTCACCGCAGCGCAGGGCATTCTGTTGGTCGGCGTGATGGGTGCGCTACTCCCCGAATCCGTACAGCGCATGAATGCCGCCAAGAACCTGCTTACGCTAATGGTGAATATCGTTGCAGCCGTTGGCTATACGTTGGTCGCCTGGGGTCGCATCAGCTGGTCGGTTGCCGGCCTGATCGCGGTGGGTTCGCTGCTCGGGGGATTGCTCGGAGCTCGCTATGGCCGCCGGCTATCGCCAAATGCATTGCGCGCCACCATCGTGGCGGTAGGACTGATCGGCCTGTATCGTCTGCTCGCCCTGTAG
- a CDS encoding TetR/AcrR family transcriptional regulator, which translates to MSSPRLYHHDYVLDSAEDLVAQDGIESVTIRALTKATGVSNGGIYRAFESRGGLLGRVWIRAERRFLDLLISLVDEARVAPGSTAIDAVYAAAETSLRYPKMFPGSSACLMTVRREDVVSQPMPSEVAEKLRVLDAELTATMAQLAESLWGRSDDNAIDLIASCIIDLPKWIGLRAQQHGMPLVRKYLRAAVRSVLEVGPPPAEINPEFVTNGARCDGAA; encoded by the coding sequence GTGTCGAGTCCCCGGCTGTACCACCACGATTACGTCCTCGATTCTGCCGAAGACCTTGTCGCTCAGGACGGCATCGAATCCGTGACGATTCGTGCTCTCACCAAGGCGACCGGAGTCTCCAACGGTGGCATCTACCGAGCTTTCGAGTCCCGCGGCGGATTGCTCGGACGTGTGTGGATACGCGCGGAACGCCGCTTTCTGGACTTGCTGATCAGCCTGGTCGACGAGGCCAGAGTGGCGCCCGGCAGCACTGCGATCGACGCGGTGTACGCGGCCGCCGAGACTTCGCTGCGGTACCCCAAGATGTTTCCAGGATCCTCGGCATGCCTGATGACGGTGCGTCGCGAAGATGTGGTGAGTCAACCGATGCCGAGCGAGGTCGCCGAAAAGCTGCGGGTGTTGGACGCCGAGCTCACCGCGACGATGGCGCAGCTGGCCGAAAGTCTCTGGGGGCGAAGCGATGACAACGCCATCGACTTGATCGCCAGCTGCATCATCGATCTGCCCAAATGGATTGGTTTGCGTGCGCAGCAGCACGGCATGCCGCTGGTGCGCAAGTACCTGCGCGCTGCGGTGCGGTCGGTGCTTGAGGTGGGTCCACCGCCGGCGGAGATCAACCCCGAATTTGTGACGAACGGCGCGCGCTGCGACGGGGCGGCGTAG